The Streptomyces fungicidicus nucleotide sequence CCCGAGTCGTTGATCGGGTAGGTGATGCCGAAGAACACCGACTCGCCGTCCTTGAGGACGACCGAGGGGGACTGCTCGCCGGTGCGCTCGGCGGACAGGGAGCCCGCGTTGGTCTTCAGATCGACGCCCGCGTAACCCGAGAGGGCGCAGTCCCGGCCGCCCCCGTTCTTGAACTCCACCGCGACGCTGCCGTCCTCGTCGCCGTCGATGGTGCTGTCCGTCGCCGTGACCTCAAGTTCGTCGGTGCGGCACTCGCCGATCTCGCCGTTCTCGTTGGAACCGGTTCCGGCGACCGTGCCCTGCCCCTCTTCCGAGTCCTTCCCGGTGGAGTCCTTCGCTGAGCCGGATTCCGAGCCACCGGCGGAGGGGGACGAGGCGGCGGCGGAGGAGTCGCTCGTCGCGTCGTCGTTCTGGCAGGCGCTGAGCGAGAGACCCGCGACGACGGCCAGGGCGGCGAGGGCGATCTTGTTGAGGCGCATGGGGTGTCTTCCTCGGTGTCGGTCGGGTGCCGGCCCGTCGGCGCGGGACGGCGTTTCCGCCCACCAAGAGCCGTCCGGTCCGTCCGCCGTTTCGCCCAACCATCCGCTGGTACACCCCTGTTACAGGCGTATCCCGTCCGTATCGTGCCGGGGGAGGGTGAGGGTGGGTCAGGAGGGGTCCTCCGCGCGGCGGCGGGCGATCTCGGTGCGGACGGCGGTCGCGCTGGTGTAGAGGCGGAGGAGGGTCGGGGTGGGGAGGATGCCGGCCGGGCAGTCGGGGGTGTGGTCGAAGCAGGCCTGCTGGTCGCGCCATTCGGGCAGGTAAGCGCCGCGGCAGAGGGGGCAGTACGTCGTCACGCGGTCGTCGAAGTCGTCGTCCCAGTCGATGCCCATGCTCATGGTTCCTGCCTCCGGCTGTGTCGGTTGCGTCGGACGCGTCGGGCCTCCGCCGTCGTGGTGACGGCCACGCGCACGGTGGCGACGACCACGAACGCGCAGGCGGCCCAGCGGCACGCCGCGTGCGCGGACGAGGCACTCTCGTGCGGGGCCAGCGCGGTGGCCGTGCCCATGCCGAGTGTCACCACACCCCAGTTGTAGAGCCTGACCGCTCTGCGGGACGACTGTTTCCAGATCTGGAAGTCGCGTTGCTGGATCTGCATGAGGACGGTGTCCGGAGGTTTCTCGGACGATCCGTACCAGGCGTCCAGGTCCGCCGGGTTGAAGAGATGGGTGGCCGCGTTGAAGCTGCTCTGGATGCAGGAGACGAAGAAGACGGCGCACACCGTCATCAGCGTCATGGCCGGTCCCGGCCAGCGGAACTTGTCGCCGTCGGCGGCCATCACCCCGGCGATCCCGATGGCCGCGGCGGCCAGCAGTGGGGCCGCGACGAAGTGCGCGTTCTGCGCGGCGTTGACATAGCCGATCTTCGGCGGGATCGCCCAGCGGTCCCTCGGCGTCTGCGACATGCTCCCCCCAGGAACCTGGTCCCGCCTGTCGGGCCAGGTCCCCGGCCACGGTACGGGCGAACGCCTCGGGGCTGTCCAGCGTCAGGGTGTGCCCACCGGGGGCCGGGCCGACTGGGCGTCGGTAAAGGCACGGGTGGGGCGGGCGTAGCGTAGGTGGTATGACGACGTACGGATCCTTTCCCGGCACGCGGCCCCGGCGTCTGCGGACCACCCCCGCCATGCGTCGGATGGTCGCCGAGACCCGGCTGCACCCCGCCGACTTCATCCTCCCGGCCTTCGTGCGCGAGGGCGCGGACGAACCCGTGCCGATCGCTGCCATGCCGGGTGTCGTGCAGCACACCCGCGACAGCCTGAAGAAGGCCGCCGCGGAGGCGGTGGCGGCCGGGGTCTCCGGGATCATGCTGTTCGGCGTGCCGGAGGAGTCGAAGAAGGACGCCGTCGGGACGCCGGGCACCGACCCGGACGGCATCCTCCAGGTGGCGCTGCGCGATGTGCGGGCCGAGGTCGGGGACGACCTGCTCGTCATGTCCGACCTGTGCCTGGACGAGACCACCGACCACGGGCACTGCGGCGTCCTCGACGAGCAGGGGCGCGTGGACAACGACGCCACGCTCGAGCGGTACGCCGAGATGGCGCAGGTCCAGGCCGACGCGGGCGCCCACGTGGTGGGTCCGAGCGGGATGATGGACGGGCAGATCGGGGTCGTCCGCGACGCCCTCGACCAGATCGGGCGGGAGGACGTCGCCATCCTGGCGTACACCGCCAAGTACGCCTCGGCCTTCTACGGGCCGTTCCGGGAGGCCGTCGCCTCCTCGCTGCAGGGCGACCGCAAGACGTACCAGCAGGACCCGGCGAACGTCCGTGAGTCGATGCGGGAGCTGGCGCTCGACCTGGAGGAGGGCGCCGACATGGTGATGGTGAAGCCGGCGGGCCCGTATCTGGACATTCTGGCGCGGGTCGCGGACGCGGTGGACGTGCCGGTGGCGGCGTACCAGATCTCCGGTGAGTACTCGATGATCGAGGCCGCCGCCGAGAAGGGCTGGATCGACCGGGACCGGGCGATCCTCGAGACGCTGACCGGCATCAAGCGGGCCGGTGCGCGCAACATCCTCACCTACTGGGCCACCGAGGCGGCCCAGAAGCTGAGCGCCGTTCAGTAGGTGAGGGCGTCGTCCATCGACTGCTGCCAGTAGGACACCGCCAGCGTGCTGTCGTAGTACACGCCCTTCGCCGGCAGGGACGGGATCGCGGAGGGGCCGCCGCTGCTGTTAGGCGTGCGGCCCTGGAAGCCGACGGCGAGCTTGTGGCCGGTGGTGCCGCCGTCGCCGCTGCCGTCGGCGGCCGACAGCAGCACCCCGGCGTACGCCGACTCGCCCGGGTCGATGCCGACCACGGCCTGCGGCTTCGTCTCCTCGATCGGCTGCGGCACCCACTGCATCTCGTCGAAGCGGAGCACCGGGTAGTAGGTGAGGTCGCAGGGCCCCGAACCGGTGTTCTTGACCGTGATCAGCATGTGGTTGAGGGGGCGGGAGACCGGCCGGGCGGTGACGGTGGTGTTGGAGCCGTTGCAGGCGACGCGGGTCTCCGGACCGTCGTCGGCCCCCTCGTCGGTCTTGCCGTCGTCCGTGTTCCCGCCCTTGCCCCCGCTCCCGGTGTCCTTGCCTCCGCTCCCGGTGTCCTTGCCGCCGCCGGCTTCATGGCTGCCGCCGCCGGCCGCCGTCGGGGCGCTGGAGGCGGAGTCGTCCTTCCCGGCGTCCGAGGGTGTGTCCGTGGTCGCCGTCGCGGTCGGCCGGGAGGTGCTGCCCGCGCCCTCGTCCTCGGTTCCGGTGCCGTCCTCGCAGGCCGTGAGGGCGAGGGCGGCGAGGGTGGCGCCGGTGGCGGCGAGCAGGCGGATGCGGGACGTACGCATGGCGAAATCCTTTGCTTCGAGTACGGGTTCGGCGTGGCCGCTCGACCGGTGACCGGGAGCGGCGTGCTTGGATGACCAGAGCTTGTCGGGTGATCCGTCCCGGCTGCCACACCTGACGGGGCATCCGGGACGCTGGAACGCTCATACCGCTGTGACCTGGGGAAACGACCGTTCCCTGGAACGGCGGAATGGGACACGGGGGTGGGAGGAACGGTGTCGGAGGGCACGGCCGCGGCGGAGTTCGCCGCACGGTTGAGGGAGCTGAAGGAGCGGTCCGGGCTGAGCTACGGGGTGCTCGCCAAGCGGCTCCACATGAGTACGTCGACCCTGCACCGCTACTGCAACGGGGACGCGGTGCCGGCCGAGTACGCACCGGTGGAACGGCTGGCCCGGCTCTGCAAGGCGGGTCCCGGGGAACTGGTCGAGCTGCACCGGCGGTGGGTGCTGGCGGACGCGGCACGGGGGCGGAAGGGGGCACCCGCGGAGGCGGTCGCACCGGCCTCGGAGGCACCGGCCACTGACCCGGGGGCCGGTGCCGCGGCGACGGAGACCGGTGCCGCGGAAACGCAGCCCGCAGCCCCGGACGACGGCCCTCCGCAGGACGAGGTCCCCGAAGTCACCGACTCCGGCGCACCCCGGCCCGCCCCCCGTTCCCGCCGCCGCACCCGCACCGCCGTCCTCGCCGGAATCGCGGTGGCCGCCGTGCTCGGCGGGGTCACCCTCGGCCTGAGCCTCTCGGGGGGCGGGGAGACGGACGGGGACGGCCGGAAGGGGCCGGTCGGGGCCGCGAACGCCGGCGACGGGGCGGGCGAGGACGTCACCGCGTCACCGTCCCCGTCGGCCTCGCCCTCGACCTCGCCCTCCGCCGGGAAGAAGGAGAAGGGGGCGCCCAGCGCCTCCGCCTCCCCGTCCGCCGCCCCGCCGGAAGCCGCCAAGGGCGGGGGAGGTCAGGCGGACGCCGTGCCGCTCACCGTGCGCACCGCCCCGTACACCTGGGAGGACCCCTGCTCGCAGCGGTACCTGATCGACCGGGCGCCGGGCGAGGTGCCGCCGCCCCCGCTGGAGCAGGACGTGCCCGCGTGGACGAGCGCGGTCGGCGCGGTGTCGTCGGGCGGGCAGTACGTGCAGCTCACCGTGCAGGGCACGGGTGCGGAGACGGTCGTGGTGGAAGGGCTCACCGTGCGGGTGGCGGGCAAGCGGTCGCCGCTCGCCTGGAACGACTTCGCCATGGGCTACCCCGGTGTCGGCTGCGGCGGCAACGTGCCCACGCGTTCCTTCACCGTCGCCCTGGACGCCGCGCGGCCGGTCGTGACGCCGGAGTCCGGGCACCGCGACTTCCCGTTCAAGGTGAGCGAGTCGGACCCCGAGATCTACTACATCAAGGCCGACGCCTCGGCGTACGACGTGAGCTGGTCCCTGGAGCTGAAGTGGTCCAGCGGCTCCCGCAGCGGCACGCTCACCCTGGACGACAAGGGCCGCCCCTTCCGTACCAGCGGCAACAACGGGCGCCCGGCGTACGAGTTTCCGCTGGGCGGGGAGAAGTGGGTCCCGGAAGGCACCACGAAGCTCGAGTAGTGCCCTCCGGGACTCCGGGACCGGCTTTCGCGATCCTCTCCCGGCGACGCGGGATCACGGCGCCGGCACGGTCTCCTTCTCGCCCCGCAGGGCGGCCAGCCGGGCCTGCCGGGTGCGGGGCCCGAACAGGGCCAGGGCGACGGCCCCGACCAGCCAGGTCGCGGCGATGAAGTAGAAGACGCTCGCGTAGCCGTTGCTCTGGTAGAGCGCCGCGACGATCAGCGGACCGGCGGCGTTCGACAGCCGTCCGAGGCCGTAGGAGACGCCGGTGCCCAGCGAGCGGCCGCGGGTGTCGAACAGCTCGGGGGAGTAGGCGTAGGCGAGGGCCGTGTAGCCGCGCTCGAACATGTTGACCAGGAAGCCGAACACGATGATCAGCACCGGGTTGAAGGTCAGGCCGTACAGCAGACCGCACAGCGCGATGACCGTGCCGAAGGCGGCCAGGCTCCACTTGCGTTCGAAGCGGTCGGTGACCAGGGACGCGAGATACGAGCCGAGCGGTGCGCCGACGGTGGTGAGCGCCACGTAGAAGACGGACTTCTCGACGCTGAAGCCCTCCTTGGCGAGCAGCGTGGGCGCCCAGCTGGAGAAGCCGAAGAAGCCGATGGTCTGGGTCACCCACAGCACCGTGAGCAGCAGCGTCGGGAAGAGGTACTTCTTCTGCAGCAGCACGCGCAGCGGCGTCCGGGTCGACGGGGTCTCGGCCACCGGGGGAGCCGGCTCGGGCAGCGGGCCCTTCTCCGCGGCGACGCTCGCCTCGATCTCCCGCAGGACCTCGTCGGCCTTGGCGTGCTCGCCCCGGCTTTCGTACCAGCGGGGCGACTCCTTCAGCCGCTTGGTGAACAGGACGAGCAGGATGCCCAGCGAGCCCCAGAGGTAGACGAGCCGCCACGACCAGTCGTTGAGCGGCACGACCGCGCTGGCGATGAGGTTGGTGGCCGGGGTGCCGCAGATGCCGATGACGATGGCGTACGCCTGGTACTTGCCGCGGACGGCGGCCGGGTACATCTCGTTGACGTAGATGACCGCGACGACGGTCATCGCCGCGAGGCCCGCCGAGGTGAGCACGCGGAACACGCCCAGCGACACGACGTCCCAGGAGAACACGGACACGAACGAGAACGCGCCGAACCAGACGGTGGTCAGCATCAGGGCCCGTTTGCGGCCCCAGCGGTCGGCCATCGCGCCGGCGCAGATCGAGCCGACGAACATGCCGACGAACGACAACGAGGTCACGTAGGCGATCTGGTCGATCGTCACGCCCCACAGCTTGATCAGCTTGGGCGCGGTCGTCGCGAAGGTGTTGATGTCCGCGAACTCGAAGAAGTAGGCGAAGGAGACGGCCACCAGGGTGACCTTGTGGAACCGGCCGATCGGCAGCCGGTCCAGCCGGTTCATCGCGTTGGCGTGGGTGGGTGAGTGCTGCACGGTTCAGATCTCCTCGCCGGGCCAGTACAGGTTCATGGGGTTGTCGACGAGCAACTTGCGCCGCTGTTCGGGCGTGACCGCGATCCGCGGCACGTAGTCGACGAGGAGGCCGTCGTCGGGCATGTGGTCGGTCAGGTTGGGGTGGGGCCAGTCGGTGCCCCACAGCACCCGGTCGGGGAACTCCTCCACGACGCGGCGGCCGAAGGGCACGACATCGGCGTACGGGAGCCGTTCGCCGTTCAGGGCGGCGGGCCCGGTCGCGCTGAGACGTTCGGGGCAGGTCACCTTGACCCAGACGTCGCCGTCGCCGACGAACCGCAGGAACCGGGAGAACTCCGGTCCGTCCGCCGGCCGGGTCACGTCCGGGCGGCCCATGTGGTCCACCACCAGCGGGGTGGGCAGCGAGGCGAAGAAGTCCTCCAGGTCGGGCAGGTCGGCGCTCTCGAAGTAGAGGACGACGTGCCAGCCCAGCGGGGCGACCTTGTCCGCGATCACCCGCAGGTCGTCCCGGGGCGAGGCGTCGACCAGACGCCGTACGAAGTTGAACCGCACCCCGCGTACGCCCGCCGCGTGCAGTTCCTCCAGCTCGCGTTCGGTGACGTCCGGGCGGACGGAGGCGACGCCCCGCGCCCGGTTCCCGGCCGACCGTACGGCGTCGACCATGGCGGAGTTGTCCGTGCCGTGGCAGGTGGCCTGCACGACGACGGTGCGCGAGATTCCCAAGTGGTCGCGGAGCGCGAACAGTTGATCCTTGCCGGCGTCGCAGGGCGTGTACTTGCGCTGCGGCGCGAAGGGGAAGGCGGCCTGGGGGCCGAAGACATGGCAGTGGGCGTCGACGGCGCCCGGCGGGAGCCGGAAGGCGGGCCGGGACGGGTCCGGATGCCAGTCGAGCCAGCCCGGGGTCTTGGCGGTGGGCATGGGTCTCCTCGGGGAGGGGAAACGGGGCGGGGAGGGGGGTGCGGGCGGGGGCCTTCGGGCCGGGTCAGCGGCCCTGGCTCTTCAGCAGCGCGTCCAGGCGCGGGTACACGGCGCGGGCGTTGTGCTCCTGGACGGCGGCCAGGTCCGCCGGGGACAGCGCGGCGGCCTCGGCGTAGCGACGGGTGTCGTCGAAGTGGTGGCCGCTGCAGGGATCGATGTCGCGGACGGCGCCGATCATCTCGGAGGCGAAGAGGATGTTCCTGGCCGGCAGGACGTCGAACAGCAGGTCCGCGCCAGGCTGGTGGTACACGCAGGTGTCGAAGAAGACGTTGCCCAGGACGTGTTCCTCCAGCGGCGGCTTGCCGAGCGCCATCGCCAGCCCCCGGAAGCGGCCCCAGTGGTAGGGCACCGCGCCGCCGCCGTGCGGGATGACC carries:
- a CDS encoding amidohydrolase family protein, whose product is MPTAKTPGWLDWHPDPSRPAFRLPPGAVDAHCHVFGPQAAFPFAPQRKYTPCDAGKDQLFALRDHLGISRTVVVQATCHGTDNSAMVDAVRSAGNRARGVASVRPDVTERELEELHAAGVRGVRFNFVRRLVDASPRDDLRVIADKVAPLGWHVVLYFESADLPDLEDFFASLPTPLVVDHMGRPDVTRPADGPEFSRFLRFVGDGDVWVKVTCPERLSATGPAALNGERLPYADVVPFGRRVVEEFPDRVLWGTDWPHPNLTDHMPDDGLLVDYVPRIAVTPEQRRKLLVDNPMNLYWPGEEI
- the hemB gene encoding porphobilinogen synthase; the protein is MTTYGSFPGTRPRRLRTTPAMRRMVAETRLHPADFILPAFVREGADEPVPIAAMPGVVQHTRDSLKKAAAEAVAAGVSGIMLFGVPEESKKDAVGTPGTDPDGILQVALRDVRAEVGDDLLVMSDLCLDETTDHGHCGVLDEQGRVDNDATLERYAEMAQVQADAGAHVVGPSGMMDGQIGVVRDALDQIGREDVAILAYTAKYASAFYGPFREAVASSLQGDRKTYQQDPANVRESMRELALDLEEGADMVMVKPAGPYLDILARVADAVDVPVAAYQISGEYSMIEAAAEKGWIDRDRAILETLTGIKRAGARNILTYWATEAAQKLSAVQ
- a CDS encoding DUF4232 domain-containing protein, with the protein product MRLNKIALAALAVVAGLSLSACQNDDATSDSSAAASSPSAGGSESGSAKDSTGKDSEEGQGTVAGTGSNENGEIGECRTDELEVTATDSTIDGDEDGSVAVEFKNGGGRDCALSGYAGVDLKTNAGSLSAERTGEQSPSVVLKDGESVFFGITYPINDSGGSGVRVTGLVVTPPNETKSVTLDWPGAASLPVTDGSGTPVRVGPIGSAGQGG
- a CDS encoding helix-turn-helix domain-containing protein codes for the protein MSEGTAAAEFAARLRELKERSGLSYGVLAKRLHMSTSTLHRYCNGDAVPAEYAPVERLARLCKAGPGELVELHRRWVLADAARGRKGAPAEAVAPASEAPATDPGAGAAATETGAAETQPAAPDDGPPQDEVPEVTDSGAPRPAPRSRRRTRTAVLAGIAVAAVLGGVTLGLSLSGGGETDGDGRKGPVGAANAGDGAGEDVTASPSPSASPSTSPSAGKKEKGAPSASASPSAAPPEAAKGGGGQADAVPLTVRTAPYTWEDPCSQRYLIDRAPGEVPPPPLEQDVPAWTSAVGAVSSGGQYVQLTVQGTGAETVVVEGLTVRVAGKRSPLAWNDFAMGYPGVGCGGNVPTRSFTVALDAARPVVTPESGHRDFPFKVSESDPEIYYIKADASAYDVSWSLELKWSSGSRSGTLTLDDKGRPFRTSGNNGRPAYEFPLGGEKWVPEGTTKLE
- a CDS encoding MFS transporter produces the protein MQHSPTHANAMNRLDRLPIGRFHKVTLVAVSFAYFFEFADINTFATTAPKLIKLWGVTIDQIAYVTSLSFVGMFVGSICAGAMADRWGRKRALMLTTVWFGAFSFVSVFSWDVVSLGVFRVLTSAGLAAMTVVAVIYVNEMYPAAVRGKYQAYAIVIGICGTPATNLIASAVVPLNDWSWRLVYLWGSLGILLVLFTKRLKESPRWYESRGEHAKADEVLREIEASVAAEKGPLPEPAPPVAETPSTRTPLRVLLQKKYLFPTLLLTVLWVTQTIGFFGFSSWAPTLLAKEGFSVEKSVFYVALTTVGAPLGSYLASLVTDRFERKWSLAAFGTVIALCGLLYGLTFNPVLIIVFGFLVNMFERGYTALAYAYSPELFDTRGRSLGTGVSYGLGRLSNAAGPLIVAALYQSNGYASVFYFIAATWLVGAVALALFGPRTRQARLAALRGEKETVPAP
- a CDS encoding DUF4232 domain-containing protein → MRTSRIRLLAATGATLAALALTACEDGTGTEDEGAGSTSRPTATATTDTPSDAGKDDSASSAPTAAGGGSHEAGGGKDTGSGGKDTGSGGKGGNTDDGKTDEGADDGPETRVACNGSNTTVTARPVSRPLNHMLITVKNTGSGPCDLTYYPVLRFDEMQWVPQPIEETKPQAVVGIDPGESAYAGVLLSAADGSGDGGTTGHKLAVGFQGRTPNSSGGPSAIPSLPAKGVYYDSTLAVSYWQQSMDDALTY